The following coding sequences are from one Leucoraja erinacea ecotype New England chromosome 2, Leri_hhj_1, whole genome shotgun sequence window:
- the LOC129705935 gene encoding putative uncharacterized protein DDB_G0290521: SPAPEPQQPSSPAPSPQQQPPPSPSPSPSPSPQPQPPAQPSPSPSPSPQSPSPSPSP, encoded by the exons agcccagccccagagccccagcagcccagcagcccagcccccagcccccagcagcagccccca cccagccccagccccagccccagccccagcccccagccccagcccccagcccagcccagccccagccccagccccagcccccagagccccagccccagccccagcccc